In a single window of the Candidatus Schekmanbacteria bacterium genome:
- a CDS encoding tetratricopeptide repeat protein, with protein sequence MKSAVRKFLFLIILLFFFSACTLTTEKIVQKEEAKLTKLEEAQARLNEGNLYYKDGKYELALKSFNKAIEMYPALAEAFYSRGSLYAMKGDSGLALSDYNRAIKINPKYAEAYYNRAVLYLQLNDYDSALYDFSKTIEINPNDAEAYYSRGFIYMKKGSYNSAISDLKKAVEINPKLPAAYFNLALIYEKKGNFDLAIANYSRTIELDSGNAKAYLNRGNLYFKKGKYRLAISDYTKAIKIKPYYEQAYYNRGTAYQKIGEFDLSIKDFDKVMELKEK encoded by the coding sequence ATGAAGTCAGCTGTTAGAAAGTTTTTATTCTTGATAATTTTGCTCTTCTTTTTTTCAGCATGCACATTGACGACTGAAAAAATTGTACAAAAAGAAGAAGCAAAGCTAACAAAATTAGAAGAGGCGCAGGCACGACTAAATGAGGGCAATCTATATTACAAAGATGGAAAATATGAGCTTGCTTTAAAAAGTTTCAATAAGGCAATTGAAATGTATCCGGCGCTTGCTGAAGCATTCTATAGCCGAGGTAGTTTATATGCTATGAAAGGCGATTCGGGGCTTGCCCTGTCAGACTATAATAGAGCAATCAAAATCAATCCAAAGTATGCTGAGGCATACTATAATCGCGCCGTTTTATATCTCCAGCTAAATGATTATGATTCAGCGCTTTATGATTTTTCTAAAACGATTGAAATAAACCCCAATGATGCAGAGGCGTATTATAGCCGCGGTTTCATTTATATGAAAAAAGGAAGTTACAACAGCGCCATATCTGACCTCAAAAAAGCTGTTGAAATCAATCCGAAACTTCCGGCAGCATACTTCAACCTTGCGTTAATCTATGAAAAAAAAGGAAATTTCGATCTTGCCATAGCCAATTACAGCAGGACAATCGAATTGGATTCAGGTAATGCCAAAGCATATCTAAACCGTGGAAATCTATACTTTAAAAAGGGCAAATATCGCTTAGCCATCTCCGATTATACAAAGGCAATAAAGATAAAACCGTATTACGAGCAGGCTTATTACAATCGCGGCACAGCTTACCAAAAAATAGGTGAATTCGACCTCTCTATCAAAGATTTCGATAAGGTAATGGAGCTTAAAGAGAAATAA